Proteins encoded within one genomic window of Vanrija pseudolonga chromosome 3, complete sequence:
- the mtr_3 gene encoding N amino acid transport system protein, with amino-acid sequence MPADPSLPHTHSGEDVVLGILVVPPLSQGPDTRGHEQLLQRYKAARPTPTSSRSRTMGSYDTDSKMEKGDSQVKVVYASDVEVVDAVFGEIHEDSGPNYRNVGWAGTTILMCKATIGIGVLGIPFSLQVVGLIPGLIYLTAVMVIITWSNAVLGQFKRNHPEVYSISDAGRVIGGRVGYEFFAIAFLVYMVFCCGSSIVTIATALNAVSLHGACTAVFIAVAAVIGFLASSVRTLGKMAWLGWVGMVTIMAAILTLTIAVTVQSRPSAAPKTGPWEKEFHTTRHATFTQTMSAIAAFIFATNNPPTFFGFVSEMRDFRMYDRAMYTTQVFVWCTYVTIGTVVYYYCGQYVAIPALGSAGVLMKRVCYGLGLPGMIVTLAIYSHLAAKSLFVRILHGSRHLNTNTPTHWLTWLGCTLGCTVAEYIIASAIPIFGSLVSLIGALLCPIVGIIPFGVMWWYDNWRSVAPEKKTVLRRAKLAWAMSVTTIGCFILVAGTYAAVLDIKANASHSKPWGCADNSNSVQ; translated from the exons ATGCCGGCGGACCCCAGCCtcccccacacacacagcgGCGAGGATGTTGTCCTCGGGATACTTGTTGTCCCACCACTATCTCAAGGTCCGGATACACGGGGTCACGAGCAACTCTTGCAGAGATATAAGGCGGCGAggcccacccccacctcgTCCCGCTCACGCACGATGGGCTCCTACGACACCGACAGCAAGATGGAGAAGGGCGACAGCCAAGTCAAGGTTGTCTACGcgagcgacgtcgaggtcgtcgacgcggtgtTTGGCGAGATCCACGAGGACAGCGGGCCAAACTACCGCAAC GTGGGATGGGCCGGCACCACCATCCTCATGTGCAAAGCGACGATCGGCATCGGTGTCCTCGGCATCCCGTTCTCGCTgcaggtcgtcggcctcatccCGGGCCTCATCTACCTCACGGCCGTGATGGTCATCATCACGTGGAGCAACGCCGTGCTGGGGCAGTTCAAGCGCAACCATCCCGAGGTGTACTCGATCTCGGACGCGGGCCGGGTCATTGGCGGGAGGGTGGGGTACGAGTTCTTCGCGATTGCGTTTTTGGTCT aTATGGTCTTCTGCTGTGGCTCTTCGATTGTCACAATTGCCacggcgctcaacgccgtgTCCCTTCACGGCGCATGCACGGCCGtcttcatcgccgtcgccgccgtcatcggGTTCTTGGCCAGCAGCGTGCGCACGCTCGGCAAGATGGCGTGGCTCGGCTGGGTGGGCATGGTGACCATCATGGCGGCGA TCCTCACCCTCACGATCGCCGTTACGGTCCAGTCCcgcccctccgccgcgccgaagaCGGGGCCGTGGGAGAAGGAGTTCCACACTACCCGCCACGCGACCTTCACGCAGACCATGAGCGCCATCGCGGCCTTCATCTTCGCGACCAACAACCCGCCGACCTTCTTCGGCTTCGTGTCCGAGATGCGCGACTTCCGGATGTACGACCGCGCCATGTACACGACGCAGGTGTTCGTGTGGTGCACGTACGTGACCATCGGGACCGTCGTGTACTACTACTGCGGGCAGTACGTCGCAATCCCTGCGCTCGggagcgccggcgtgctcatGAAGCGCGTCTGCTACGGGCTCGGTCTGCCGGGCATGATCGTCACGCTGGCCATCTACTCGCAT CTCGCAGCCAAGTCGCTCTTCGTGCGCATCCTCCACGGCTCGCGCCACCTCAACACCAACACGCCGACGCACTGGCTCACCTGGCTGGGCTGCACGCTCGGGTGCACAGTGGCAGAGTACATCATCGCGTCGGCGATTCCCATCTTCGGCAGCCTCGTGTCGCTcatcggcgcgctgctgtgCCCCATTGTCGGCATCATCCCCTTCGGCGTCATGTGGTGGTATGACAACTGGCGCTCCGTGGCCcccgagaagaagacggtgctgcgccgcgccaagctgGCCTGGGCCATGAGCGTCACCACCATCGGCTgcttcatcctcgtcgcgggcACTTatgccgccgtgctcgacatCAAGGCCAACGCGTCCCACTCCAAGCCTTGGGGGTGTGCCGACAACTCGAACTCGGTGCAGTAG
- the SPBC725.01 gene encoding Aspartate aminotransferase, mitochondrial: MAAPSSPPVAFANTPEPIADAIFALTEAYNADPNPDKINLGQGAYKDNTGSPWILPSVRGAEAKLAQHPPGHEYLHRFGHAAFRRLSAEVAFGAGSRVLAEGRVASLQTISGSGAVHLAAAFLHTLYPNSLVYVPDPSWSNHRVMFEAAGFAVRDYAYYDPQARSIAFDALLADLRAAPAGSIVVLHACAHNPTGCDLTPAQWSDVASVLRDRGHIPVVDSAYQGFASGDLDADAHAIRLLLDELALPGVLCQSFSKSMGLYGERAGAIHVVVHGIAEPAAVVARIEGQIAWIARKEYTTPARYGAELVTAVLSDPGLYAQWREDLVTMSTRLRTMRAAIQANLRELRAPADDNWDHVTTQIGMFWFSGLSRPQALWLRRERHVYLAESGRVSLTGVNEGNVRRLCEAIRDAVEQVK; the protein is encoded by the exons ATGGCCGCCCCATCATCGCCGCCCGTGGCCTTCGCCAACACGCCCGAACCCATCGCAGACGCGATCTTCGCCCTAACGGAAGCGTACAACGCTGACCCGA ACCCCGACAAGATCAACCTAGGCCAAGGGGCCTACAAGGACAACACCGGCAGCCCATGGATCCTGCCCTCTGTGCGTggggccgaggccaagctcgcccaACACCCGCCGGGACACGAGTATCTCCACCGGTTCGGACATGCCGCCTTCCGCCGCCTCTCTGCCGAGGTCGCGTtcggcgcgggctcgcgcgTGCTGGCTGAAGGCCGCGTGGCCTCGTTGCAGACCatcagcggcagcggcgcggtgcacctcgccgctgcgtTCCTGCATACCCTCTACCCTAACAGCCTGGTGTACGTCCCCGACCCGAGCTGGTCGAACCATCGGGTCATGTTCGAGGCTGCCGGCTTTGCGGTGCGCGACTACGCGTACTACGACCCGCAGGCGCGCAGTATCGCCTTCGatgcgctgctcgccgacctgcgcgcggcgccggccggctcCATCGTCGTGCTGCACGCGTGCGCGCATAACCCCACAGGATGCGACCTCACCCCCGCGCAGTGGAGCGACGTTGCATCTGTCCTCCGAGACCGCGGGCACATCCCAgtcgtcgactcggcgtaCCAGGGCTTCGCgagcggcgacctcgacgccgacgcgcacgccatccggctgctgcttgacgagctcgccctcccaGGAGTCCTCTGCCAGTCCTTCTCGAAGAGCATGGGCTTGTACGGGGAACGCGCGGGCGCGAtccacgtcgtcgtgcacGGCATTGCCGagcctgccgccgtcgtcgcacgCATCGAGGGCCAGATCGCGTGGATCGCGAGAAAGGAGTAcaccacgccggcgcggtacggcgccgagctggtcaCTGCCGTGCTCTCCGACCCCGGGCTGTACGCCCAGTGGCGCGAGGACCTGGTCACCATGTCGACTCGCCTGCGGACGATGCGCGCGGCCATACAGGCTAACttgcgcgagctgcgcgcgccggccgacgatAACTGGGACCATGTGACCACCCAGATTGGCATGTTCTGGTTCTCTGGCCTCTCGCGGCCGCAGGCGCTCTGGCTGCGACGAGAGCGGCACGTATACCTCGCTGAATCGGGCAGGGTGAGCTTGACTGGCGTGAATGAGGGGAATGTCCGCCGGCTGTGCGAGGCGATTCgggacgccgtcgagcaaGTAAAGTAG
- the fer8_0 gene encoding Fe-regulated protein 8 translates to MTIDTQPKTVVVLGVAYGGVGALATLAKLLPPGWRVLGIERSTHAHHVYVFPRFSVLPAHAPRALVPLVNAVYGGRVTPGPEISPKGVVAAEANDGRHELVRGLVTSLTATSVTYALPINGEYPADLSTAETRTVEFEYAIYALGGVLSAPSDAWGRGERDVVAGRGGKPGAVSFLKSINDKICAARRVLVVGGGALGIQFASDIKATHNDKEVTLLHSRERLLPLYHQATHDAVVDKLGKLGVKTVLGERVTSWPDRPLDVDGEDKVVVTDKGSTLTADLVLVCTGSKPNTALFAGVDPAAILPNGLIHVGPTLQVANTEWFAIGDAADSEGIFAGHESYAQGSCAARNILRLIEVREGRSATPLEEYKAGPVRIKVSLGINEYVVGTADGATTHDDGPEDIHAKLMWSLFGVEDKGDEE, encoded by the exons ATGACAATCGACACACAGCCGAAaaccgtcgtcgtcctcggcgtggcgtatggcggcgtcggcgcgctggcaaCGCTCGCAAAGCTCCTGCCACCGGGGTGGCGCgtgctcggcatcgagcgGAGCACGCACGCGCATC ACGTGTACGTCTTCCCGCGCTTCTCGGTGCTGCCCGCACAcgctccgcgcgcgctcgtgccgctcgTGAATGCGGTGTACGGCGGGCGCGTGACCCCCGGCCCGGAGATCAGTCCCAAGGGGGTTGTGGCAGCCGAGGCGAACGACGGAcggcacgagctcgtgcgcggCCTCGTGACTTCCCTCACTGCGACCAGCGTGACGTACGCCCTGCCGATTAACGGGGAGTACCCCGCGGACCTGAGCACTGCCGAGACACGGACCGTCGAGTTCGAGTACGCTATCTACGCGCTCGGTGGGGTCCTCTCCGCGCCTAGCGACGCGTGGggtcgcggcgagcgcgacgttgTCGCCGGTCGTGGCGGCAAACCGGGCGCTGTGTCATTCTTGAAGAGCATCAACGACAAGAtttgcgccgcgcgccgcgtgctcgtcgtcggtggtggcgcgcTCGGTATCCAGTTCGCGAGCGACATCAAGGCTACGCACAATGACAAGGAGGTCACGCTGCTCCATTCGCGGGAGCGGTTGCTGCCGCTGTACCACCAGgcgacgcacgacgccgtAGTggacaagctcggcaagctcggcgtcaagaCGGTCTTGGGCGAGCGGGTCACCTCGTGGCCGGACcgcccgctcgacgtcgacggggaGGACAAGGTCGTGGTCACGGACAAGGGGAGCACACTCACCGCCGACCTAGTGCTGGTGTGTACCGGCTCCAAGCCGAACACTGCGCTGttcgccggcgtcgaccccgcggCCATCCTGCCCAACGGCCTGATCCATGTCGGGCCGACGCTGCAGGTGGCCAACACGGAGTGGTTTGCGATAGGCGACGCGGCAGACTCGGAGGGGATCTTCGCCGGACACGAGAGCTACGCGCAGGGCTCGTGTGCCGCACGTAACATCCTGCGCCTgatcgaggtgcgcgaggggCGGAGTGCGACTCCGTTGGAGGAGTACAAGGCTGGTCCGGTGCGCATCAAGGTGTCCCTGGGTATT AACGAGTATGTCGTTGGTACCGCCGATGGCGCGACCActcacgacgacgggccggaGGACATACACGCCAAGTTGATGTGGTCGTTGTTTGGGGTCGAGGACAAGGGGGACGAGGAGTAG
- the sit1_0 gene encoding Siderophore iron transporter 1, translating to MAPPPAKTDDEKTHPPAAASFDADAELVPPAPRDATAPGVARIEAVAAVWKTWERWFFWLALFLFCYYRGLDGMTRPTFQAFAVSEWNVAGQTATLAVIRACIGAASQPVYAKLCDHVGRPFVLFISTLFFLLGTVVCAAAQNFGSYIAGFVIYTFGFGGQNMLIFAVASDFSSMRSRLIFLHAPSVPFLINTWVSGNVAQSLMNTTTWRWGFGIPAIIDPFTTSLVFVPLLLGLLRAKRQGRLEGIRSTPQLLASPANWLDLLIKVDFIGLVLIASSLALILVPLTLGGGNAAKWRTAPVLAPLIVGLTTTLPGFIIWEAKFAKHPMLPKKLLKNRHILCGLAIALFSIASSSTQGSYLYFTLVVAFGKSVEAATRVRNITSFVSTIVGIMVGFAVRHFRQLKPFIIAGAVLYIVAFGLLIRYRGGHSVSDFAGLVGGEVVLGVANALIQYPATTALQAVVQHDNMAIVTAMFNACFQVGAAIGSAMAGGIWTNLMPRKLQAGLERAGIPNADKLALSVYGNPIKFIAQYKVGTPERGAVDGAYRDVQRYICIAGICVAVILFGFTFGLDNPRLGDKQTNDEAERSDSDEASVDEKAKVVKA from the exons ATGGCACCACCCCCCGCCAAGACtgacgacgagaagacgcacccgcccgccgctgccagcttcgacgccgacgccgagctcgtgcccCCCGCTccgcgcgacgcgaccgcgcccggcgtggcgcgcatcgaggccgtcgcggccgtgtgGAAGACGTGGGAGCGGTGGTTCTTCTGGCTCGCGCTGTTCCTCTTCTGCT ACTACCGCGG CCTCGACGGCATGACGCGCCCCACGTTCCAAGCGTTCGCCGTGTCCGAGTGGAATGTCGCCGGGCAGACTgccacgctcgccgtcaTCCGCGCGTGTATCGGTGCTGCAAGTCAACCAGTGTACGCCAAGCTGTGCGACCACGTCGGACGCCCGTTCGTGCTCTTCATCTCTAcgctcttcttcctcctcggcacggtCGTGTGTGCCGCCGCGCAGAACTTTGGGAGCTATATTGCCGGCTTTGTGATCTACACTTTCGGCTTTGGAGGGCAGAACA TGCTCATCTTTGCCGTCGCGTCCGACTTTTCGTCGATGCGCTCGCGCCTCATCTTCCTGCACGCGCC cTCCGTCCCGTTCCTCATCAACACCTGGGTTTCGGGCAACGTCGCGCAGAGCCTGATGAACACCACCACCTGGCGCTGGGGCTTCGGCATCCCAGCCATCATCGACCCGTTCACGACCTCGCTGGTGTtcgtgccgctgctgcttggcctgctgcgcgccaagcgccaggGCCGACTCGAGGGCATCCGCTCCACGCCGCAGCTGCTTGCGTCGCCTGCCAACtggctcgacctgctcatcAAGGTCGACTTTATCGGCCTCGTACTCATTGCTAGCAGCCTggcgctcatcctcgtccccctcaccctcggcggTGGGAACGCAGCCAAGTGGCGCACTGCGCCGGTGCTTGCGCCGCTTATCGTCGGCCTGACGACCACCCTCCCGGGTTTCATCATCTGGGAGGCCAAGTTCGCCAAGCACCCCATGCTGCCCAAGAAGCTGCTCAAGAACCGGCACATCCTGTGCGGGCTGGCCATCGCGCTCTTCTCCATCgcctccagctcgacgcaGGGCTCGTACCTCTACTTCACCCTGGTCGTCGCATTCGGCAAgagcgtcgaggcggcgacgcgcgtgcGCAACATCACGTCGTTCGTCTCGACCATCGTCGGCATCATGGTCGGCTTTGCCGTGCGCCACTTCCGCCAGCTCAAGCCCTTCAtcatcgccggcgcggtgctGTACATTGTTGCGTTCGGCCTGCTTATCCGCTACCGCGGCGGGCACTCTGTCTCCGACtttgccggcctcgtcggcggcgaggtcgtgctgGGCGTGGCGAACGCGCTGATCCAGTACCCTGCCACGACGGCGCTCCAGGCCGTGGTGCAGCACGACAACATGGCCATCGTGACGGCCATGTTCAACGCTTG CTTccaggtcggcgcggccatCGGCTCGGCAATGGCAGGCGGCATCTGGACCAACCTGATGCCGCGCAAGCTGCAAGCggggctcgagcgcgcgggcatccccaacgccgacaagctcgcgctcAGCGTGTACGGCAACCCGATCAAGTTTATCGCGCAGTACAAGGTCGGCACGCCGGAGCGCggggccgtcgacggcgcgtaCCGCGACGTGCAGCGCTACATCTGCATTGCGGGTATCTGTGTCGCGGTCATCCTGTTCGGGTTTACTTTCGGCCTCGACAACCCTCGCCTGGGGGACAAGCAGAccaacgacgaggccgagcgcagcgactcggacgaggcgagcgtcgatgagaaggccaaggtgGTCAAGGCCTAG
- the ARB_02369_1 gene encoding putative secreted lipase: MKASLWLLLATLATAAAQAPAYPADWATAPKTPASTFINIKTSTQCRRVTVNGFKQGGIEKFQGIPFAKPLLGPNRFKRPEMAEYGASIDATKTPKSCMQASAADVDEDCLTLTVIAPAGSAGSKARLPVMVWIYGGGFIEGSQVYYNNAGLVPYSAVSDQPVILVTINYRVGIWGFGYGKEIAAAGAGNLGLRDQILALQWVQKHIRKFGGCKKKVTVFGQSAGAISIANLLLNPQQKLFRAAIMQSGSASTAPIGPTGTTFQASYDALVAAAGCNGTAASLECLGKLDQNALLKAQNAMKSQFQYSLGFTFAPSIDGDLIPSSPAELLRAGKVSKVPFITGATKDEGTAFIPQSSLLSTPGAAQIALGLLYPAPPAATIADGIFQRWPADPTQGAPFGTGTETFGLPAAFKQLAAAITDIAFNSRRRWFIRNSNIAGNAKTWTYLFNATGPCEEPQLGSTHSDDLQYTFGEAWAKGASEGYTPDQITLSTQLMDYWINFAYHADPNGDCLPEWPEHSFPANKNSLSIIPGALSVIQDDFREDKIDWMNDSAVAKGLWMRDESVTAELRRLSA, encoded by the exons ATGAAGGCGAGCCTCTGGTTATTGCTCGCGACtctcgcgacggccgccgcccaggcgcCGGCGTACCCTGCCGACTGGGCGACTGCACCCAAGACGCCGGCATCGACGTTCATCAACATCAAGACTTCGACCCAGTGCCGCCGCGTCACGGTCAACGGCTTCAAGCAGGGGGGCATTGAGAAGTTCCAGGGGATTCCGTTCGCCAAGCCGC TCCTTGGCCCGAACCGCTTCAAGCGCCCCGAGATGGCAGAGTACGGCGCGAGCATCGACGCGACCAAGACGCCCAAGTCATGCATGcaggccagcgcggccgacgtcgacgaggactgcCTCACGCTCACGGTCATTGCGCCGGCCGGGTCTGCCGGCAGCAAGGCGAGGTTGCCCGTCATGGTGTGGAT ctacggcggcggcttcatCGAAGGCTCGCAGGTCTACTACAACAACGCCGGGCTCGTCCCTTACTCCGCCGTGTCCGACCAGCCCGTCATTCTGGTCACGATCAACTACCGCGTCGGCATCTGGGGCTTCGGGTACGGCAAGGAgattgctgctgccggcgcgggcaacctcggcctccgcGACCAgatcctcgcgctccagTGGGTGCAGAAGCACATTCGCAAGTTTGGCGGCTGCAAGAAGAAGGTGACCGTGTTTGGGCAGAGCGCGGGCGCGATCTCCATCGCCAACCTGCTGCTCAACCCCCAGCAGAAGCTGTTCCGCGCCGCGATCATGCAGAGCGGTTCAGCCAGCACGGCGCCTATCGGgccgacgggcacgacgtTCCAGGCGTCCTATGACGCGctggtcgccgccgcaggaTGTAATGGCACTGCGGCGAGCCTCGAATGtctcggcaagctcgaccaGAACGCGCTCCTCAAGGCGCAGAACGCGATGAAGTCCCAGTTCCAGTACTCGCTAGGCTTCACATTCGCGCCCAGTATCGACGGCGACCTCatcccctcctcgccggcagaGCTGCTCCGCGCAGGCAAGGTCTCCAAGGTCCCCTTCATCACCGGCGCcaccaaggacgagggcacGGCGTTCATCCCCCAGTCGAGCCTGCTGTCGAcccccggcgcggcgcagatcgccctcggcctcctgtaccctgcgccgccggccgccaccATCGCCGACGGCATCTTCCAGCGCTGGCCTGCTGACCCGACCCAGGGAGC tcccttcggcaccggcaccgagACGTTCGGCCTCCCCGCCGCGttcaagcagctcgccgccgccatcacggACATTGCGTTCAactcgcgccgccggtggtTCATCCGCAACTCGAACATTGCGGGCAACGCCAAGACGTGGACGTACCTGTTCAACGCGACCGGCCCGTGCGAGGAGCCGCAGCTCGGCAGCACGCACTCGGACGACCTGCAGTACACGTTTGGCGAGGCGTGGGCCAAGGGCGCGTCCGAGGGCTACACCCCGGACCAGATCACGCTCTCCACCCAGCTCATGGACTACTGGATCAACTTTGCGTACCACGCCGACCCGAACGGCGACTGCCTCCCCGAGTGGCCCGAGCACAGCTTCCCCGCCAACAAGAACAGTCTGAGCATCATCCCCGGCGCGCTGAGCGTCATCCAGGACGACTTTAGGGAGGACAAGATCGACTGGATGAACGACTCGGCAGTCGCAAAGGGCCTGTGGATGCGTGACGAGAGCGTCACGGCAGAGCTGAGGCGCTTGTCGGCGTAA
- the SPAC22H12.03_1 gene encoding Abhydrolase domain-containing protein, translated as MTRPTISRIARLAGLGARALATSAPARAWGPRATAVELSYDTAVPRAPSAPGHAMVICHGLFGSKANWRGLATRFADNLGMTVYTLDLRNHGRSPHATPHTSQAMAEDIAAFIGSQSASRIHLVGHSMGAKAVMALALNAELNAKLHTLTAVDMAPASEPIEPQYKGYAEAMMAIAAAGVSKRAEADAMLAPYEPVASTRQFLLTNAVSVKRADGKTVLGFRVNLPVLHDAIDGLGEFMYDASEPSHPTWDGPTLFLYGRNADYVRDDNLPAARAFFPRLEAVGVDAGHWVHADQPDETVRVISQFVKAHLES; from the exons atGACTCGGCCGACAATATCAAGAATAGCAAGGCTCGCTGGCctcggtgcgcgcgcgctggccacttccgcgccggcgcgagcctGGGGCCCGCGAGCtaccgccgtcgagctgaGCTACGACACGGCCGTGCCGCGCGCTCCAAGTGCGCCGGGGCACGCAATGGTCATCTGCCACGGGCTATT CGGCTCAAAAGCCAACTGGCGCGGCCTGGCCACCCGCTTCGCCGACAACTTAGGCATGACGGTGTACACGCTCGACCTGCGGAACCACGGGCGGAGCCCGCACGCGACGCCGCACACGAGCCAGGCGATGGCAGAGGACATCGCGGCGTTCATCGGCTCGCAGAGCGCGAGCCGGATCCACCTCGTAGGGCACAGCATgggcgccaaggccgtcatggcgctcgcgctcaacgccgagctcaacgcCAAGCTCCACACGCTGACGGCCGTCGAcatggcgccggcgagcgagcccatCGAGCCGCAGTACAAGGGCTACGCGGAGGCCATGATGGCCATcgcggccgcgggcgtgagcaagcgcgccgaggcggacgcgaTGCTCGCGCCGTACGAGCCCGTGGCGTCTACGCGCCAGTTCCTGCTCACCAACGCCGTGAgcgtcaagcgcgccgacggcaagacggTGCTCGGGTTCCGCGTCAACCTGCCCGTGCTGCACGACGCGatcgacggcctcggcgagttCATGTACGACGCGTCCGAGCCGTCCCACCCGACATGGGACGGACCCACGCTGTTCCTCTATGGCCGGAACGCAGACTACGTCCGCGACGACAAtctgcccgccgcgcgcgcgttcttcccccgcctcgaggccgtcggcgtcgacgcgggccACTGGGTGCATGCTGACCAGCCCGACGAGACGGTGCGGGTCATCTCCCAGTTTGTCAAGGCACACCTCGAGTCATAA
- the cctT_1 gene encoding Short-chain dehydrogenase cctT: MPPRVALITGCSEPSSLGAALALALHRQGVKVYATARRASTMSDLAAEGLNLIELDVTDKESIQAAVDVIEAQDGRLDILVNNAGVGGRAPLLDVDLDRLRALFEVNTFAPLAVTQAFADLLVEAGKTGRDAVVLNVGSGAVYGPPFSGSYGASKVRVGGGWDDAEPAQAALQTLSDTLRRELAPLRIRVITLELLMVSTAMLNRQKIYDLFRPTPSGYYANWPAIEADMRGDKQRTGGAARAADVAARLARALTSPSPPRKIWDGVPSWLFRWVLPLLPVSWLDWLLVKSARGVRLVQRPE; this comes from the exons ATGCCGCCCCGCGTCGCACTGATCACGGGCTGCTCCGAGCCGTCGagtctcggcgccgcgctcgcgctaGCGCTGCACCGTCAGGGGGTGAAGGTGTACGCgactgcgcggcgcgcaagtACAATGTCGGACCTCGCGGCGGAAGGTCTGAAC CTCATCGAACTCGACGTGACAGACAAAGAAAGCATCcaagccgccgtcgacgtgaTCGAGGCGCAGGACGGCCGGCTCGACATACTCGTCAACAacgcgggcgtgggcgggcgcgcgccgctgctcgacgtcgacctcgaccggctgcgcgcgctgttCGAGGTCAACACGTTTGCGCCGTTGGCCGTGACGCAGGCGttcgccgacctgctcgtcgaggctggGAAAACGGGCCGggacgccgtcgtgctcAATGTCGGCAGTGGGGCCGTGTATGGGCCGCCGTTTAGCGGGTCGTACGGCGCGAGCAAGGTGCGTgtgggcggggggtgggATGATGCTGAGCCAGCGCAGGCAGCCCTACAGACGCTGTCGGacacgctgcgccgcgagctcgcccctCTGCGTATCCGCGTGATCACCCTCGAGCTGT TGATGGTGTCCACGGCGATGCTGAACCGCCAGAAGATCTACGACCTGTTCAGgcccacgccgagcgggTACTATGCCAACTGGCCCGCGATCGAGGCCGACATGCGGGGCGACAAGCAGCGCACGGGCGGTGCTGCGCGGGcagccgacgtcgcggcacgcctggcgcgcgcgctgaccagcccttcgccgccgcgcaagATCTGGGACGGCGTCCCGAGCTGGCTGTTCCGCTGGGTCCTGCCGCTCCTGCCCGTGTCGTGGCTCGACTGGCTGTTGGTCAAGTCTGCGCGCGGGGTGCGCCTGGTCCAGCGGCCCGAGTAA